Genomic DNA from Methanofollis sp. W23:
ACCTACCAGGGGCATCCTGGTACCAGACTACAGGGCCACCCTTCCCTCATCTTCAATAACCCCTCATTAACCTTATTTTCGAGAACGGCCACCCCAAACGAGGGTCATATCAGGCAGACCTGCGATCCCGGAGATATGAAGCCATTTCATGAAATACCACGAGATCCGCCGGACCTCTCCACCTCCTGGAGACCTGCAAATGCGAGATAGAAGGGAAACATCAGATCCACCAGAACAGAGGATCTACGAGCCGCGAGACTTCCTGGAAATCGGCGCGATTCTATGCGAGATATGGAGATGTTTCCCGAAAACAGGGATTCTGTAGAATAGGGCATGAACGCCTGGCCCACGCATACGCGATGAAAATTCTTGGTGGTCTCCGGGTTATGAATCCTTACTCTCTCTTCGAAGCAGGAAGCACATGGGACCACCAGTTCATTGCCGCCTACACCCATCTTCGTCGTGGGGAGACGACCCGAGGGGGTCGACAAGTAAGATTCTCCGATGAGGGCGGCCGATCTGATCGACGTGCCTTCCTTCCTACAGGCTTGCGCCAGGGGCAGCGCCCCCGGCCGAAGAAGGGGGAAGGCGGGTGACACACTTTCTCCCCACACGAGAGGTGCGGGTTTACCATGAAAATGATCCTGAAGATCATATCTCCTGGATTATAGAAGGGTTTGAATCCACCATACACCTTCGGGACTAATACGCAGAGTGCAGATCCATCTCCTGCATGATCAGCCCTCTTCCTTCCCGCCCCTATCGTCATCCCTGGGGTCCGGGGGCAGCGCCCCCGGCACGAGGGTATGGGAAGATGTGATGATCATGGGTGCCGCCCCCAATCGCAGAACCTTCATTGCCGTCTCGCGCCGGGGGGTTGCACCCCCCGAACCCCCCACGAAGAAGATATGCAGGGGGCGGCGATGAAACCGGATCTTCCAGATCCCCAATCGCGAGGAGAAAGATCCTCTTAAACTCTGTAGCGCTGCTCAGAACGATTTTCATCGCGTATGCTTGAACCCCATGTTCATGCCCGATTCTACAGAGCTTGAATATGAAAGATGGTAGACAAAGAGGGCATCCCAAAACCCCTCTGGCCCAGAAAAATAAGTAGATTGAGGTTCTGAAGCACGATCTCGTGCAAGAGAGGGGTGCCGCCCCTCGATCTCTGCGATGATGATTGAAGTGGGGGAGGCAGAGGAATGGCCAGCCAGAAAAAATCCCGGTCCTGATGATTGATCGTGCCAGGGATACTTTTGAGATATGGTCAGAGCCTGCAGAAGAAAAAAGATCAGGCCAGGAAGGCCGCGAGCACCCCACTGAGAAAGACCCCGTCGAAAGTGCCCGCGCCCCCGATACTTACCATCGGGGCGCCGAGTTCTCCAAGCCGTCTGAGGTTGAGAAGGTCGGCGCCGATGAGCGTCCCGAGCGTCCCCGAGATATAGGCGATCACCGGCGCCGCGATCACCGCCGCATCCCCCCCGCCCGCAAAGAGCGCAAGGACAAGGGCGACGATGAGGGCGGTCAGCGGCGGGACAAAGAACGGCGTGGCGATCCCAAGTCCAGGCACCGGGCGGGCCACCCAATGTGTGACCAGGGTGACGACCAGCACCCCGATCAGGGCGAGGAAAAAGACCGTGGCCCCACCAGGGATGAGCAGCGCACGCCCCAGAAGATAGACCGAGACCAGGAGGGGGATCAGCGCCCCGCCAAGGTTGATCGCCACCGTCGTCTCGGGCGCGACCTCGGGGATCTGGTAGACCCAGCCATAGAGAGGACTGTAGGTCTTCTCCATCCGCACCGGCCCGCCGGTCCTGAGCGTGGTCAGCGGGATATTGACCAGGCTCCCGACCAGCGTGAGAAAGAGGAGGAGAAGCACCGCCCCCGGGGGGAAACCCAGTTTTGCAAAGGCCGAACCGATGAGACTGAGGAAGAGGAACGGGATCAGGAGGAGGAGAACAAGAAAGAGAAAACCGATCATCAGCAGGCTGAACGGGTTGAAGAAACACCTGCGGGCCATGAAGAAGAGAAGGTGGAGATCTTATTTCAGGGCTTCGCAGATGATGGCCGCATGGTCATGATGGTAGGGCTCAAGCCACCGCACCTCCTTCACCGCAAGCCCGCCCTCCTCCAGGGCGCGGACCGTCTCGTCCGCGACCTCCTTCGGGCTCTTCCTGATGTCCACGCTCCTGGTCTTGAGCATCAGGATGAAGGTCCCGCCAGGACGGAGGAAGGGAAGGTTTGCAAGGGCGATCCGCACCTGGTCAGGCTGGGCCACATCCTGGTAGACGAGGTCCACCTTCTCGACGACCCCCTGGTAGAATTTTGGACGCCCGGCATCGGCCATGATCGGGATGATATTCTTCCTGCGCCGGCAGACCTCGAGGAGATCCTGCACCGGGCGGGGAGCGAACTCCACCGCATAGACCACCTCTACATAGTCGGCGACATGGGAGACCGTCGTGCCATTGGCCGCGCCGAGGTACAGCACCCGCATATCTGCGGTGAGGTCGAAAGCGCCTCCCAGCATCGCATAGGCCGCAAACTTCGAGCGGTACGGATCCCAGACCCGGTACTCCCCGACTGTCCGCTCCCCGTACACCCCGCCTTCGCCCTGCGAGACCAGAGCACCGTCGAGCCAGATCATGCCGACTCTCCCGCGGCATCGACCCGCGCCTGCGCCTTCTCAAGAAATGCCTCGTCCACCTCGCCGCGGTAATAATCGATCCGCGCCGCGATGACCAGTTTGGCAGCAAGCACCCTGGCCACCCGCCCTCTGAGGTCCTTTCGGGCATTGTGGACGCGCCGGTGCTGGAAGATCACCCCGTGTTTCGGGGAGGGGGCGCTCCCCCTGATATGGGAGAATAGGGCCGAGCGCGCCCCGAGCACCTGCACCGTCGCCGCAGGCATCCTGGAAAGAGAGGAAAGACCCCCGGCAGCGGCCATCACCCTGGCCGCGACCAGGCCGCCGACAAGCGCGCTCATGTTCGGGAGGACGACATCCGCCCGCCTGGAGACGTCACGCGCCAGGCGCCGGCGCATCTCTCCAAGCCCCTGGATCTCCCGGCCCACCTGGCGCAATGGCGGGGAACGGCTCCGCATGATCCGGCCGGTCAGGGCCTTCCCGCCCCGGCGGTATTTCCTGGTGAACCCCGGGTCGATGACGGCCTGCCAGTCCACCGCGCGCTCGATGAGGAGATTGATGATATGGTCGACCTCGTCGAGAGTCCTGACCATCTGGAGGAGTTCGACGTCCTTTTCTGAGAATTCCTCCGCGACCCGCTCCCTGGCCAGGGCAATGCAGGCGCCCCTGAGAGAGGCGAGATAGGCCTCCCGGTCGGGAACAGCCCCGGATTCCTCGGCCAGTCTCCATTCAGGGATAAGGAGGTCAGGACCAAGGGTCCGGATCCGTCCTGCAAGGGCCTCGGGGTCAGACCCGGCCAGATCCCACCGGCCTTCGTCGAGGTCCCCGAACCAGTAGCGCTCCATAGTACAAGTGTGGGCAGGCAGGGAGTATTAACCTAACAGGCGCGAGCCCTGTTCAGGTCGGGAACAGTACAAGAGGATCCAGACCTGACCGCCCCTTCACAGGAACAACCTAATAGCAGGCGCGAAAGACCACTACGGACAAGGAATACTGACAGATCATGATCATCGAAGCCATCATCTTCATTGTCGGCATCATTCTTCTGGTCAAAGGTGCGGACTATTTTGTCGGCGGAGGGAGCGGACTTGCCGCGCGTTTCGGTGTCTCTGTAGCGACCATCGGGTTCACGGTCATCGCCTTCGGGACCTCGCTCCCCGAGTTCGTGGTGAGCATAAATGCCATCATCGCCAATGACGGCGGGATCGCTCTCGGCAACGTACTCGGCAGCAACATCGCAAACATCGCCCTGGTCCTCGCCCTCTGCGCGGTCATCAACCCGAAGATTGTCGGGAGCCGGGCGACTTCAGGACTGATGGTCAGGGAGACCGGGCTGATGCTCGCGGCCACCGTGCTCTTCCTTCTCCTTGCCATGAGAGGGACGCTCGATATGCTGGCCGGGGGCGTGATGCTCATCGCCTTTGTCGCCATCCTTACGGTCCTCTGGCGAAGCGGGGGGGCCGAGTCCGACAGCGAAGAGGTCGAGTCACACGGGAGAAAGGACATCGCCCTCACCATCGGCGGACTGATCGCCGTGATCATCGGGGCGCAGCTCGTCGTCGACACCTCGGTGGCGATCGCCACCTCCCTTGGGGTGCCCACCTTCATCATCGGGCTCTCGATGGTGGCGATCGGCACCTCTCTCCCAGAACTTGCGACTTCGCTCGTGGCGATCATGAAGGGCGAGGGCGGGATCTCGGTCGGGAACATCCTTGGCAGCAACATCTTCAACCTCCTCCTCGTGATGGGGGTCGGGGCACTCATCTCCCCGATCCTGATCGGGAGTCTCACCGACGTGCTCGTCACCCTGGCCTTTTCCGCAGCGGTCATCCCCCTCTTCCTCTTCGGTGACCGGCTGACCAGGGTCTGGGGGGCCGGGCTCCTCGTGGCATATGCCCTCTATATCGCCTCGATCTTCGGGCTGCTCTGAATGGCGCCGTGGTGGACTCTCATAGAACCACTCTGGAAAACCATCTCTGCATGGGATCGGCGCCCGCGCGAAGAGAGAAAGAAGGGGCGGCGAGGGTGGGACTCCTGCCTCTCTTCCTTTCGTGACGTGAATGACAGGAGATGACCTCTCCACCGCTCGGCGGTGATAAAAAAAGTTCTTCGCATATACCCAGACCAGGGCCTTGTAGAATTCGGCATCACCCCCTCACTCACGCATACGCGATTGAACATGATCATGGATCTCCTGCTCGTGTACTGATCCGGGTTCTTCCTTCTGAGCACGACACCACGCGGCAACATCATCGAATGACCACACCTGCCTATCCTCGTCGTGGGGGGTCCTGGGGGGGGCACAGCCCCCTGACTCTCCGGACCACGATGAGGACGAGAAGGCAGAATAGATGGACTGTGTAGAATACCTCTAGATAGCCATCTCGGCGGGGGGGGCTCGCCGCCCCCGGCGACAAGATAGGGGGAGGCGGCTGCATCATACTCGAACCAAGAAAAAATGAGGATTTCTACAGAGCCAATAGATGACCATAACAAACAGGGGCAATGGCATGGGACACCCACCCACAGAGATCCCTGTCCAGAGGAGACCCCTACACACCCTGAAGATCAATAGGGATTTTCCCTCCCTGAAACCCCCCACAACGTATAATCAAACCGTCCAGAGTGATGGCCAATCACGTGGGCCCTACAGAACCAATTCTCCAGAAATTAAAAGACCACCACCCCGAGAGAGGAGAGGATGACCGGGAGCATCACCGCCCCCATGCAGGAGACCCTCCTCACCTGGACGAGCGCCGGTACGGTCCCGACCAGGGTCGCCGCCGCCAGGACAAAGAGCCCAAAGGGACCGCAGAGGAGAAATGAGAGCGCGGTGACCGAGAGGACCACCGCAGTGTGGAGGGGGCGGAGCCTCACTCTGGCAAAGAGTGCCGCCGCCCCCGAACAATAGAGCGTGAGGAGATAGGCGATCGTCGCGGCGAGGGCAGCGACGAGAAGGAGGAGCGAGAGCGGAGGGAGGTCGAAGGCGGCGAGGGCGACCATCACCCCGTTTCGTGTTCTGCCAAGGGCGTACAGCGCCGACAGTCCGAGGAAGGCGTTGGCGGTGTTCGCGGCGCTGGTGGCAAGCAGATATCCCCGTCGGTCCTGGCCATAGTCGATGACCGAGGCGAGGAGGGCATTGGCGGTCGCATTCGAGAGTCCTGGAAGCCATCCGACGACCGCCCCCGCCACCGAGCCAGTGAAGGTGCAGCGGAGCACCTCTTGTCTCTCAGGGTACGAGACCGGTGCGGCCTGGGCGGGCATCCGACCCCCAGTCGCGGAGAGGATGACCGCCACCCCAAAGAGCCCTGAGAGGAGGGGCATCAGGACCGAGGTGCCCCCGTGCCAGGCAAGAAAGGAATACCTGAAGACAAAAAGCCCGAGAAAACCTGAGACCAGGAAGACCGCGGCCGACCACTCTGGCGACTCCGAGAAGACGACCAATGAGCAGGCGACGACGATGAGGAGGAGCCCGATCCCCCAGTCAATCGCGGGCTGCAGGAGTGGGAGGAGGCCGAGGAAGAGGAGCGAGAGGGGGAGAGCCCAGGCGACGGCGCTGGCGCTCCCGAGCGCGGAGACCCGGACCGCCTCCGCACCCCGCCCCTCCATACAGAGGGCATGGGCAGGGAGGACCATCACCGCGGTGTCCGCGTCAGGCACCCCAAGGAAGGTGGAGGGGACGCAGTCCAGGAAGGTGTGGGTGATGAGGGCGGCGACGAGGGCGGCAGCAAGGGGGACGGTCCCCAGGGCGCCGGCCAGGAGCGGGGAGACGGAGAGGAGGAAGGCGGCCATGGTATTGACGTGCACGCCAGGCACCAATCCGCTGACCACGCCCAGCACGACCCCCACCAGGGTTCCGATGAGGAGGGAGACAACCACAGAGCAGACTCGGGGGCCACCCATATATAGTTCCCGACCCTGGAGGGAAATGGTGATATCTCCGCCGCACTGATCATTCCTTCGATGTTGATCGCGATCACCAGGCTCCCTCAAAAGGCGGGGAGGGACGCCGCCCTCTGTGCCGAATTAGGTCATGAGTGTTATACTGTCTCGCCGCTCAGGGCCGAACTCATCGAAGACGCTATCGCCCGGTTTGTGGCAGAGGCGAACCGAGGCGCCTTCGACTGTATCTTTTTCACCAGCGCCCTCCCGGCAGAGGTCATCGCTCCCAGACTCTCGCTCCCCGAGACAGTGAGAGTCGTCGCCATCGGGCCGCAGACGGCGCGGACCCTTGCACAACATGCGATCAAGGCCGAGACCCTCCCGTCCTTCTATTCAGCAGACTTCGCCCCGTACCTGGGCGCGTGGCTGGCAGGGCGGCGGGTCGGGATCCCGCGGGCCGCCGTCCCGAACCCCGGGCTTCTGGACGCGATCAGGACCGCGGGCGGGGAGGCGTGCGAGTACCCCTCCTATCATCTTGTCCCTTCAGGCGAGAGCCTTGAGACCGAGCGGGCC
This window encodes:
- a CDS encoding uroporphyrinogen-III synthase, with protein sequence MLIAITRLPQKAGRDAALCAELGHECYTVSPLRAELIEDAIARFVAEANRGAFDCIFFTSALPAEVIAPRLSLPETVRVVAIGPQTARTLAQHAIKAETLPSFYSADFAPYLGAWLAGRRVGIPRAAVPNPGLLDAIRTAGGEACEYPSYHLVPSGESLETERADVVLFTSASSFREAVWTRRTGQSVAAIGRVTAAAMEESGVSPDVVGDGSLSGTLAALNRWTEEMKHHA
- a CDS encoding calcium/sodium antiporter, giving the protein MIIEAIIFIVGIILLVKGADYFVGGGSGLAARFGVSVATIGFTVIAFGTSLPEFVVSINAIIANDGGIALGNVLGSNIANIALVLALCAVINPKIVGSRATSGLMVRETGLMLAATVLFLLLAMRGTLDMLAGGVMLIAFVAILTVLWRSGGAESDSEEVESHGRKDIALTIGGLIAVIIGAQLVVDTSVAIATSLGVPTFIIGLSMVAIGTSLPELATSLVAIMKGEGGISVGNILGSNIFNLLLVMGVGALISPILIGSLTDVLVTLAFSAAVIPLFLFGDRLTRVWGAGLLVAYALYIASIFGLL
- a CDS encoding tripartite tricarboxylate transporter permease — translated: MGGPRVCSVVVSLLIGTLVGVVLGVVSGLVPGVHVNTMAAFLLSVSPLLAGALGTVPLAAALVAALITHTFLDCVPSTFLGVPDADTAVMVLPAHALCMEGRGAEAVRVSALGSASAVAWALPLSLLFLGLLPLLQPAIDWGIGLLLIVVACSLVVFSESPEWSAAVFLVSGFLGLFVFRYSFLAWHGGTSVLMPLLSGLFGVAVILSATGGRMPAQAAPVSYPERQEVLRCTFTGSVAGAVVGWLPGLSNATANALLASVIDYGQDRRGYLLATSAANTANAFLGLSALYALGRTRNGVMVALAAFDLPPLSLLLLVAALAATIAYLLTLYCSGAAALFARVRLRPLHTAVVLSVTALSFLLCGPFGLFVLAAATLVGTVPALVQVRRVSCMGAVMLPVILSSLGVVVF
- a CDS encoding fibrillarin-like rRNA/tRNA 2'-O-methyltransferase — its product is MIWLDGALVSQGEGGVYGERTVGEYRVWDPYRSKFAAYAMLGGAFDLTADMRVLYLGAANGTTVSHVADYVEVVYAVEFAPRPVQDLLEVCRRRKNIIPIMADAGRPKFYQGVVEKVDLVYQDVAQPDQVRIALANLPFLRPGGTFILMLKTRSVDIRKSPKEVADETVRALEEGGLAVKEVRWLEPYHHDHAAIICEALK
- a CDS encoding RNA-processing protein, with the protein product MERYWFGDLDEGRWDLAGSDPEALAGRIRTLGPDLLIPEWRLAEESGAVPDREAYLASLRGACIALARERVAEEFSEKDVELLQMVRTLDEVDHIINLLIERAVDWQAVIDPGFTRKYRRGGKALTGRIMRSRSPPLRQVGREIQGLGEMRRRLARDVSRRADVVLPNMSALVGGLVAARVMAAAGGLSSLSRMPAATVQVLGARSALFSHIRGSAPSPKHGVIFQHRRVHNARKDLRGRVARVLAAKLVIAARIDYYRGEVDEAFLEKAQARVDAAGESA
- a CDS encoding DUF1614 domain-containing protein — encoded protein: MARRCFFNPFSLLMIGFLFLVLLLLIPFLFLSLIGSAFAKLGFPPGAVLLLLFLTLVGSLVNIPLTTLRTGGPVRMEKTYSPLYGWVYQIPEVAPETTVAINLGGALIPLLVSVYLLGRALLIPGGATVFFLALIGVLVVTLVTHWVARPVPGLGIATPFFVPPLTALIVALVLALFAGGGDAAVIAAPVIAYISGTLGTLIGADLLNLRRLGELGAPMVSIGGAGTFDGVFLSGVLAAFLA